A window from Hemicordylus capensis ecotype Gifberg chromosome 2, rHemCap1.1.pri, whole genome shotgun sequence encodes these proteins:
- the LOC128342705 gene encoding uncharacterized protein LOC128342705, which produces MFRRSCIDTVSALFVPSSGDPDVIQIPQHPAYATGTVFLVHSASAPSLRWSRRTLPVESQLARCGYLPAVFDPPRMSWHQGLSNPIPNFGLHLKESFPAQPRQRGSNRKNNPPVTWGMVKNLAAQATVLLEQEEKEKTPENFLAAVFAALNANSCLILFCYFFCLFYVPTEALPLASLSHPNMWVRHAYYMFHTHGTNVSLICEHPLCISPC; this is translated from the exons atgttcaggaggtcctgcattgacaccgtttccgccttgtttgttccctcatcTGGTGACCCCGACGTGATCCAGATCCCTCAGCACCCTGCTTACGCGACTGGAACAGTCTTCTTAGTGCACTCAGCTTCGGCTCCCTC GTTGCGCTGGTCCAGACGAACATTGCCAGTGGAAAGCCAACTC GCCCGTTGTGGGTACCTGCCCGCTGTGTTCGACCCACCCAGGATGTCGTGGCATCAAGGTCTGTCCAACCCGATCCCGAACTTCGGTCTCCACCTGAAGGAGAGCTTCCCGGCACAGCCCCGACAACGAGGCAGCAACAGGAAGAACAACCCGCCAGTGACCTGGGGAATGGTGAAGAATCTGGCAGCGCAGGCGACCGTgctcctggagcaggaggaaaaagaaaagacccctgagaactttctggcagccgtgtttgcagccctgaatgcaaattcttgccttattctgttttgttatttcttctgccttttttatGTACCTACTGAAGCTTTGCCCTTGGCTTCTCTTTCACACCCCAACATGTGGGTCCGTCACGCGTATTATATGTTTCACACCCATGGAACCAATGTCTCCCTGATATGTGAGCACCCATTATGCATATCACCATGttaa